The Streptomyces sp. NBC_01197 genome window below encodes:
- a CDS encoding succinate dehydrogenase/fumarate reductase iron-sulfur subunit, with product MSSYEARFRVWRGDPDGGELRDFTVEVNDGEVVLDIIHRIQATQASDLAVRWNCKAGKCGSCSAEVNGRPRLMCMTRMSVFARTDTITVTPLRAFPVVRDLVTDVSFNYAKAREVPAFVPPEGVKPGEYRMQQVDVERSQEFRKCIECFLCQDTCHVVRDHEENKAAFAGPRFLMRVAELDMHPLDAAAEAGLDRKRTAQEEHGLGYCNITKCCTDVCPEGIKITDNALIPLKERAVDRKYDPLVWLGNKIGRRRE from the coding sequence GTGAGTTCGTACGAAGCACGCTTCAGGGTCTGGCGCGGGGACCCGGACGGCGGGGAGCTGCGGGACTTCACCGTCGAGGTGAACGACGGCGAGGTGGTCCTCGACATCATCCACCGCATCCAGGCGACCCAGGCCTCCGATCTGGCGGTGCGCTGGAACTGCAAGGCCGGCAAGTGCGGTTCGTGCAGCGCGGAGGTCAACGGGCGGCCGCGGCTCATGTGTATGACGCGGATGTCGGTCTTCGCACGGACGGACACCATCACGGTGACCCCGTTGCGGGCCTTCCCGGTCGTCCGGGACCTGGTGACGGATGTGTCCTTCAACTACGCGAAGGCCCGGGAGGTGCCGGCGTTCGTTCCGCCGGAGGGGGTGAAGCCGGGCGAGTACCGGATGCAGCAGGTGGATGTGGAGCGCTCGCAGGAGTTCCGCAAGTGCATCGAGTGCTTCCTCTGCCAGGACACCTGCCATGTGGTGCGCGACCACGAGGAGAACAAGGCGGCCTTCGCCGGTCCGCGGTTCCTGATGCGGGTGGCCGAGCTGGACATGCACCCGCTGGACGCCGCGGCCGAAGCGGGGCTCGACCGGAAGCGGACCGCGCAGGAGGAGCACGGCCTGGGTTACTGCAACATCACCAAGTGCTGCACGGATGTCTGCCCGGAGGGCATCAAGATCACCGACAACGCGCTGATCCCGCTCAAGGAGCGGGCCGTCGACCGGAAGTACGACCCGCTGGTCTGGCTGGGGAACAAGATCGGCCGCCGCCGCGAGTGA